The Enterobacter kobei genome has a segment encoding these proteins:
- the gspC gene encoding type II secretion system protein GspC, protein MATISPLVKNALSYRTLSLMIILTSAMGVFIFIYSAYIQWGNNKASLINEDIITPLNNFNEKYKWNLSSSVNNRIDAPPLVSGNVDTLSHIHLSGIIHSSDKLSSRAILQEGGEQNVYSIDDVLKSSNSTRIIDITKNQVFFSSGGNTAQLTLLTELTPPAATPEKVNEQPAPTDVTLSDFIEAIPVVDKNVLRGLRLLPRGNTELFSRTAIAPGDIAIQLNNMSLTQQVNIPQAQEALRHLQTAQITLLRNASPKLINVAVQQFQDGQDK, encoded by the coding sequence ATGGCAACCATCTCTCCCTTAGTGAAAAATGCGTTATCGTATCGCACCCTGAGCCTTATGATTATATTGACTAGCGCTATGGGTGTCTTTATCTTCATTTACTCAGCATATATACAGTGGGGTAATAACAAAGCGTCGCTGATTAATGAGGATATCATCACGCCATTGAATAATTTTAATGAAAAATATAAATGGAATTTATCATCGTCAGTCAATAATCGCATTGACGCGCCCCCATTAGTGAGTGGCAACGTAGATACTCTGTCCCATATCCATTTAAGCGGTATTATTCATAGTTCGGATAAATTATCGTCCCGGGCCATTCTGCAGGAAGGGGGGGAACAGAATGTCTATTCTATTGATGATGTGCTTAAATCATCCAACAGCACGCGCATCATTGATATCACTAAGAACCAGGTGTTTTTCTCCTCAGGCGGAAACACCGCGCAGCTTACGCTGCTTACCGAACTGACGCCACCTGCCGCAACGCCAGAAAAAGTGAACGAGCAGCCGGCACCAACAGATGTCACATTGTCAGATTTTATTGAAGCGATTCCTGTCGTTGATAAAAATGTCTTGCGAGGATTGCGCCTTTTACCTCGCGGTAATACAGAATTATTTTCACGGACAGCCATTGCACCTGGTGACATTGCTATTCAGCTTAACAATATGTCTTTAACGCAACAGGTGAATATACCCCAGGCGCAGGAGGCACTTAGACATCTGCAGACGGCTCAGATTACCC